The Clostridium beijerinckii genomic sequence AACTCAATGGTCCTTATTTGCAGCGGTGATGGTGTTCCACCTTCTTTTTTTAATTCGATCCCAATGAAATGGCCTGAAATACACCCTACAATATCAGGAATTCCACTTTTTGAATAAGCGCCCGCCCAATGTTTGAAATACCAAACTTCAGGAGCTAAACAATCCAGAAATTTTTTAACTTTCTTTTCAAACTCTTTTTCACTAGGCATGGTTATACTGCTGCTTTACTTCTGATAATGTTCTTCTTTGTATTCTCTCAATGGCTTTCATATGCTTCGCTATCTGTTCCGCTTGGTGCTGGATCTTATATTCTTTTAAAGCTTCTCTTGACCTTCCTACCCAAATATTTTGCTTATATTCTTTTACTTCTTCACCTATTTTGCTTTTGTCTATGCTTTT encodes the following:
- a CDS encoding VRR-NUC domain-containing protein, whose protein sequence is MPSEKEFEKKVKKFLDCLAPEVWYFKHWAGAYSKSGIPDIVGCISGHFIGIELKKEGGTPSPLQIRTIELIKAAKGYGYILYPKDFEAFKEDIKAFIKEIKNNDD